The Pan troglodytes isolate AG18354 chromosome 1, NHGRI_mPanTro3-v2.0_pri, whole genome shotgun sequence genome includes a region encoding these proteins:
- the LOC129135984 gene encoding large ribosomal subunit protein uL23-like: MAPKAKKEAPAPSKAEAKAKALKAKKAMLKGVHSHKKKKIHTSPTFRRPKTLRLRRQPKYPRKSAPRRNKLDHYAIIKFPLTTESAMKKIEDNNTLVFIVDVKANKHQIKQAVKKLYDTDVAKVNTLIRPDGEKKAYV; the protein is encoded by the coding sequence ATGGCGCCGAAAGCGAAGAAGGAAGCTCCTGCCCCTTCTAAAGCCGAAGCCAAAGCGAAGGCTTTAAAGGCCAAAAAGGCAATGTTGAAAGGTGTCCACagccacaaaaaaaagaagatccacACGTCACCCACCTTCCGGCGGCCCAAGACACTGCGACTCCGGAGGCAGCCCAAATATCCTCGGAAGAGCGCCCCCAGGAGAAACAAACTTGACCACTATGCTATCATCAAGTTTCCGCTGACCACTGAGTCTGCCATGAAGAAGATAGAAGACAACAACACACTTGTGTTCATTGTGGATGTTAAAGCCAACAAGCACCAGATTAAAcaggctgtgaagaagctctatGACACCGATGTGGCCAAGGTCAACACCCTGATTCGGCCtgatggagagaagaaggcataTGTTTGA